In Verrucomicrobiota bacterium, one genomic interval encodes:
- a CDS encoding phosphomethylpyrimidine synthase ThiC yields MKSFAQVELSCCHHCDRLRPGPIADANESLRTATMLQFAELNPECFRDTDRVWAKRVQLLNEGPAHAPMHLTEEKQVRTACAALRCCKTLL; encoded by the coding sequence TTGAAAAGTTTTGCCCAAGTTGAATTGAGTTGTTGCCATCATTGCGACAGACTGCGTCCCGGCCCGATTGCCGACGCCAACGAGTCCTTGCGGACGGCCACCATGCTGCAGTTTGCCGAACTCAATCCCGAATGCTTTCGGGACACAGACCGCGTCTGGGCTAAACGGGTGCAACTGCTGAACGAAGGCCCGGCCCACGCGCCCATGCACCTCACCGAGGAAAAACAGGTTCGCACGGCGTGCGCTGCGCTGCGCTGCTGCAAAACGCTGCTCTGA
- a CDS encoding cupin domain-containing protein, whose protein sequence is MKAIQGYHLIKPEDLHWRPSNLMRIPNADYLERTGSENLGARLWRLPPQSANTLHKHIRAEEFYFVLEGTGRLRVGDEALTVPRYGGVLVGPDQLRQVFNDTDTEVLWLIIGAPEELEFLPGAKTRPEMSLIYPVNLKQLPKELASVEWPHTS, encoded by the coding sequence ATGAAAGCCATTCAAGGTTACCATCTCATCAAGCCGGAAGACCTCCACTGGCGGCCCTCCAACCTGATGCGCATCCCGAACGCGGATTATCTGGAGCGCACCGGGAGCGAGAATCTCGGCGCGCGACTCTGGCGGTTGCCGCCCCAGAGCGCGAACACGCTGCACAAGCACATCCGCGCGGAGGAGTTTTATTTCGTACTGGAAGGCACGGGCCGCCTGCGCGTGGGCGACGAGGCGTTGACCGTGCCGCGCTACGGCGGCGTGCTGGTCGGGCCGGACCAGTTGCGCCAGGTGTTCAACGACACCGACACCGAGGTGCTTTGGCTCATCATCGGCGCACCGGAGGAACTGGAATTTCTGCCCGGCGCAAAGACCAGGCCCGAGATGTCGCTCATCTACCCAGTTAACCTGAAGCAGTTGCCCAAGGAATTGGCAAGCGTGGAGTGGCCGCACACGAGTTGA